In Gloeocapsa sp. PCC 73106, the genomic window GGACTTGAGCGAGATTTGGGAATAAGCTCTGATTTATTGGTATTCCTTATATGGTACTTTAGTGGATAGTAATTGTTTGAGGAAAAAAAGATGTTAAATACTGGTTTAGTTCTGTTGGCGGCAACCGTACCAACTACCTTAGTTTGGAGCGTAAAAGTAGGGATAGTTATGGCAATTTGTAATATTATAGCGATCGCGATCGGTAAGTATGGTATTCAACAACCCAACGCAGGTCCCGCTCTACCCGCTCCCGCATTCTTTGGCGATATGGGTTTACCCGCTTTATTGGCAACTACGAGTTTTGGTCATGTACTCGGAGCTGGAGTAATCCTCGGTTTAGCTAATATTGGAGCTTTGTAGTTCAAATTCAACGGTTACCGATCGCTCCCCCAATCTTCTTAACTTAAAGTGATTATGGGTGGAGCGATTTGCATTTAG contains:
- the psaK gene encoding photosystem I reaction center subunit PsaK: MLNTGLVLLAATVPTTLVWSVKVGIVMAICNIIAIAIGKYGIQQPNAGPALPAPAFFGDMGLPALLATTSFGHVLGAGVILGLANIGAL